CGACGTGTTCCCACCAGTGCTTGTTGTGGATGCCGTCGGATTGCGCGTGGTGCAGCGCGCCGGCGCAGGTTCGGGCGGCGGTGATGCGGTCGTTGTAGGCGTCGTCGGCCTGTTTGGTCAACGCGGCCATCGCGGCTTTGGCGTTGGTCAGGTTGGTCTGGGCGGTGTTGTGCGCGGTTTGGGCGTCGGTGACGGCTTGCGGGTTGGGGCTGGCGGCGTGGTTCTGCTGCGCGGTCTTCAGGTCGGCGGCGGCGGTGTTGGCTGTGGTGGTGGCGCGTTGCAGGTCGGCGTTGGCGTCCTGGGCCTGACGCAGGGCACTGTCAGCCTTGGACTGCGCCGCCTGTAGCAGCGGTGCGTAGGCGTTCAAGGCGTCGGAGGCTTCGCTGTAGGACGTGTAAAGCTTCTGCAGCCGTCCCGGCAGCGGACCGAACTGGTCCTTGAAGGCATCAGCGGTCTGACCCACCCACTGCATCGCAGTCGCGTCGGAACCGAAGCTGTTCAGACTCCGGTACGCCGCCTCCACGTCGTGCGCGAAGTCCCCGAACTGCTTCGCCAACGCCTGCACCGACTCCACCACACCCGGAGTCGGATCCCCATCCAGCCCCAGAATGTCCCACCCCGTTGGACGTGCCACCTCTGACTCCCCCATGAACGGCCGTAATGCCCCGTTTTATGACAAAACCCTGCTACGCTCTCTCGGCTGAGGATCTTATCCGGCGAGCCAATGCTCTGAAAGGGCCCAATGCTCTGAAAGACCCTAGTGGGAGGTGCCGACGAACGCCGCGACGGAGTTCGCGAACGCCTCCGGCTCCTCCAGGTGCCCGAGGTGCCCGCTGTGCTCCTCGACGAGCGGGCGCGAGTCCGGGATCGGCTTGTGGAGTTCCTCGGCAGCACCCTGTCGAGCCGGTGTCGAACCCTGGTCTCCCAAGCCCGGTGCCTTCCGCGCGGGCTTGAGGAACAGGGCGAGCCCGATACCGACGGCCAGAGCCGGGGCGATCCACAGGTAGCCGGTGGCTGTCGCGTGGGCGAAGGCGTTCAGCGCGGTGCCGTGCAAGGCGTCGGGCAGGTGGCTGATGCTGTCGGGGCGGGCGGCGTCGAAGCCGCCGGTGGTCGGCAGGCTTCGGGTGCGGTCGGCGAAGCCGGTGTTGAGCAGGGTGCCGAAGATGGCTACGCCGAAGGCCGCGCCGATGGAGCGCGCGAAGGTGACGACGGCGCTCGCCGCGCCCAGATCGGCGGCTGGGACGCTGTTCTGCACGGTGGTCAGCACGACCATGGGGATCATGCCGATGCCGACTCCGGTGATCAGGAAGTAGACGCTCAGGACCGGGGTGCTGGTGGCGGCGCCGATGGTGCTCAGCAGGAGCAGGCCGGCCAGGTTCGCCGTCAGGCCCGCGAGCAGGATCGCCCGCAGCCGCTCCACGTGCGTGGCCCAGCGTCCGGCCAGCGACTGGCTCAGGACCAGGCCGGCGACCAGCGGCAGCATCGAGACGCCGGAGAGGGTGGCCGACACCCCGTGCACGGTTTGCAGGAAGGTCGGCAGGTAGACCAGCACGGAGAACATCGCGGCGTTGGCGAAGAACGCGATCAGCGAGGAGAAGACGACGGTTCGGGAGGCGAGCATGGCCGGTGGCAGTACTGGGGCGGTGACCCGGCGCTCGACCGGCACCAGTAGCGCGGCCAGGCCGACGGTCGCCGCGATCAGCCCGGCGATGGCCGGCGAGCCCCAGCCCCAGCGCTCGCCGAAGGATGTGACGAGCACCAGGCCGGTGGCGATGCCGGCCAGGATGAGCGAGCCCAGGTAGTCGATGCGGGCCTTGGCGCCGCGGGTGGCGGCCGGGAGGGCGCGGGCCGCGATGGCCAGGGCCACGAGGCCGACGGGCAGGTTGATCAGGAAGGCCCAGCGCCAGGAGAGGTGGTCGGTGAAGACGCCGCCGAGCAGCGGCCCGACGATGCTGGCCACGCCGTAGACCGAGCCGAACATGCCCTGGTAGCGGCCCCGTTCGTGGGGCGCGACGATGTCGCCGACCAGGGCGAAGGTCAGCACGATCATGCCGCCGCCGCCCACGCCCTGCAGGACCCGGGCGCCGATCAGCTCGATCAGGTTCTGGGCCAGGCCGCAGGCGGCCGACGCGATGAGGAAGGTGGCCGTCGCCGCCAGGTAGAGGCGCTTGCGGCCGAACATGTCGCCGAGCTTGCCCCACAGCGGGGTGACGGCCGTCGAGGCGAGCAGGTAGGCGGCGCTGACCCAGGCGATGTCGGAGAAGCCGTTGAGATCACTGGCTATTCGGGGCAGGGCCGTCGAGACGATCGTCTGGTCCAGGGACGCGAGCAGGACCGCGAGGACCAGGGCGGACATCGCGAGCGCGACGCCTCCGGATCGCGCTGACGGCGCTGCTTGCGCTGACCGCGCTGACTGCACAGGTCGCGGTGTGGCGAGGGGGCGGGTGTTCGGCATCAGGCGCGCCTCTCTGTGAATGGGTTACAGTCACATCACTGTAGCACTTATGAAGTGATAGGCCACTCCCAAGTGTCGATAGGTGTGCCAGACTCCACAGCGGCACCTAGAATCGACGGCGTGAGAGCCGACGCAGCACGCAATCTGGAAGCCGTCCTGACCACCGGAGCCCGCATGCTCGCCGAAGACCCGGGGGCGAGCATGGCGAGCATCGCCGCCGAGGCGGGGGTGGACCGTCGCACGCTCTACCGGCGCTTCGCCTCGCGCGAGGAGCTTCTGGAAGCGGTCTACGAGGCTCGGCTGGAGGCCATCGGCCAGGCCATCGAGGACGCCCGGCTGCGCGAGGCGCCGGTGGCGGTCGCGTTGCACCGCTACGTCGAGAACATCATCGAGGTCAACCGGACCTGGCCGGTCGACCTCGCGCTCATGCTCGGCACCGAGGACGTGCGCCGGCGGCGCGATGCCTACGTCGCCGAGGTCGACACCTTCTTGCAGCGCGCCACGGACGAGGGCCTGCTGCG
The sequence above is a segment of the Catenulispora sp. EB89 genome. Coding sequences within it:
- a CDS encoding MDR family MFS transporter, with protein sequence MSALVLAVLLASLDQTIVSTALPRIASDLNGFSDIAWVSAAYLLASTAVTPLWGKLGDMFGRKRLYLAATATFLIASAACGLAQNLIELIGARVLQGVGGGGMIVLTFALVGDIVAPHERGRYQGMFGSVYGVASIVGPLLGGVFTDHLSWRWAFLINLPVGLVALAIAARALPAATRGAKARIDYLGSLILAGIATGLVLVTSFGERWGWGSPAIAGLIAATVGLAALLVPVERRVTAPVLPPAMLASRTVVFSSLIAFFANAAMFSVLVYLPTFLQTVHGVSATLSGVSMLPLVAGLVLSQSLAGRWATHVERLRAILLAGLTANLAGLLLLSTIGAATSTPVLSVYFLITGVGIGMIPMVVLTTVQNSVPAADLGAASAVVTFARSIGAAFGVAIFGTLLNTGFADRTRSLPTTGGFDAARPDSISHLPDALHGTALNAFAHATATGYLWIAPALAVGIGLALFLKPARKAPGLGDQGSTPARQGAAEELHKPIPDSRPLVEEHSGHLGHLEEPEAFANSVAAFVGTSH
- a CDS encoding TetR/AcrR family transcriptional regulator, whose product is MRADAARNLEAVLTTGARMLAEDPGASMASIAAEAGVDRRTLYRRFASREELLEAVYEARLEAIGQAIEDARLREAPVAVALHRYVENIIEVNRTWPVDLALMLGTEDVRRRRDAYVAEVDTFLQRATDEGLLRAGFPDGWIGDLLPALMKLVVQRLPELSRGQAADVVVDTLLRGVGV